The genomic region AAGGCGCGAAGAGGCGTTTTCCCGTTGGCACGCATGCAGCTGTACACCAAGAACTACCACGATTCCGGGGGAAAGCAGGCGTTTTCCGACTACTACACCGCCGCCTACAACGGCGCACTGTTTGACCGCTCTCTATGCGAAAACGTCACATTTGCCGATCACAGCCTTGCCACCGACAGCGTCTTCTCGGAAACCCACCTGATCTCCTGCCGCAATGTGCTGATTTACTTCAACCGCAAGCTGCAGGACCGCGCACTGGGGCTGTTCCACGACTCACTCTGCCATCGCGGCTTTCTCGGCCTGGGCAGCAAGGAAAGCATCGATTTTTCCGAGTACAACAAGCATTTCGAAGCCGTACAGAAACGTGAACGCATTTTCCGCAAGGTGGAGTGATGCAGAAAGCATTCTGCCATCTCCTGCAACAGCGCATGATCCGCGCGGTCGTCATCGGCGCTTCCGCTGGCGGCGTCAACGCCATGCTGAAGCTTTTTCATCGCCTGCCGGCACGTTATCCCATGCCTATCGTGGCGCTGCTGCACATGCAGCACATGCGTGATAGCAGGCTGCCGGAGTTGTTCCAGCATCACCTGAGAATGCCAGTGAAGGAAGCCGAGGACAAGGAAGAGATTGCGCCCGGCACCTTGTATTTCGCCCCGCCCGGCTACCATCTGGCGATTGAGCACAACCTGCAGTTCTCGCTGAGCTGCGAGGCGCCCTTGCACTTTTCGCGGCCTGCCATTGATATCCTGATGGAGTCCGCCGCAGATGCCTATGCGGACACCTTGCTCGGGATCCTGCTCACGGGCGCGAACCCGGACGGCGCTGCCGGCTTGCGGGCCGTCAAGCAGGCGGGCGGCCTCAGCGTCGTTCAGGACCCGGATGAAGCGGAAATAGACTACATGCCGCGCGCAGCCATCAGCCTGCAACAGCCCGACCTGGTATTGCGCCTCGCAGACATCGAACAATTATTGATCTCATTGGGAGAAACTTATGTCCACTGATACGGAGCTGCTGCCCAGCAAGTTGCTGATTGTGGATGACCTGGCGGAAAACCTGCAGGCGCTCTCTGCCATCATCCGTGGCGAGGACCGTGTCATTTACGAGGCAAGGTCGGGAGAGGAAGCCCTCGCATTGATGCTGGAGCACGACTTCGCCTTGGCCATCCTCGATGTGCAGATGCCGGGCATGGACGGTTTCGAATTGGCCAACTTCATGCGCGGCACGGCCAAGACGCGGGACATTCCCATCGTGTTCGTCACCGCAGCGGCGACTGAGTCCAACTTCGACTTCCGCGGCTATGCCACTGGCGCCGTCGATTTCCTTCACAAGCCCCTCGACATCGGCGCCGTCAAGAGCAAGGTCAACGTCTTCGTCGCCCTGCACCAGCAACGCATGGAAATCCAGCGCCAGGTCGCTGCGCTGGAAGCCAGCCGGAAAAAGCAGGAATCCCTGCTTGCGGAACTGCGCCACACACAAGCGGAGCTTGAGAAATCCATCACCATCCGTGACAACTTCATCTCCATGGTGGCGCATGAACTGCGCACCCCGCTCAATACCCTGTTCTTGGACGTGCAGGTGCGCACCCTGCAGCTGGAACGCGGCAATCTCGCCGCCTTCAGCCAGCAGGAACTGCAGAAAATGACGGAACGTGACCGTCGCCAGATCAAGAACATGATCCGCCTGATCGACGACATGCTGGACCTCACGCGCATCTCCAGCGGCAAATTGTCCGTGCGGCCAGTCAGCACCAACCTAACCGAACTACTGCAGCGCCTGGTGCACGACCTGACACCGCAGGCGCAGGCCTTGGGTTACACCCTGGAACTGGCAGCGGAAGAGCAAATCCATGGCGAATGGGATGCCTTCCGCCTGGAGCAGATCATTGCCAATCTGCTGACCAACGCCATGCGCTACGGCAGGGAAAAGCCCATCCGCATCTCGCTGAAGCGACAAGACGGTCACGCCCTGATTGCCGTCAAGGACCACGGTGTAGGCATTTCTCCTGAAGATCAGGCCCGTATCTTCCTCGCCTTCGAGCGTTGCCAGGGCAACCAGGTGAGTTCAGGATTGGGGCTGGGGCTGTATATTGCCCAGCACCTAGCAGAAGCGCACCACGGCAGGATCACCGTGCAAAGCACGCTCGGTGAAGGCTCTACCTTCACACTTCAATTACCGCTGCATGTCCAGCCGCAGGCGCTCCGAGCCTGAGGGAACGCAAGCCGCACCGCGGGTCATGGCAAAATCCCGGCGCAATAGTACCTGCACCGGGAAGCAGCCTACAGGAACATCCCGCCGGACGCCTCAATGCGCTGGCCGTTGACCCAGCCGCTTTCTTCCGACAGCAGCACCGCCACCAGGCCGCCGATATCATCGGGCAGCCCCACGCGCCCCAATGCCGTCTGCTCGGCCACGAAACGGTTGAGGTCCGCATTGTCGCGCACCGCACCGCCACCAAAATCCGTGGCTATCGCCCCCGGCGCCACAACGTTGACGCGAATGCCGCGTGGCCCCAACTCCTTGGCAAGATATCTGGTCAGCACCTCGACCCCACCCTTCATCGCAGCATAGGCTGCGTAACCCGGTAGCGAGAACCGCGTCAGGCCGGTGGAAATATTGAGAATATGCCCGCCGTCCCGCAGCAAGGGCAATAATGCCTGGGTGAGGAAAAACACACCCTTGAGATGAACATTGGCCAGCGCATCGAATTGTGCTTCCGTCGTCTCGGCAATCGGGCTGTGGATGCCCATCCCGGCGTTATTGACCAGGAAATCGAAATCCTGCCTGCCCCATTGCTGTAGTACCGGGCGCACCTCGGCGGCAAAAGCCGCGAAACTGCTGCTGTCGCCCACATCCAGCTGCAGGGCGGCAGCCTTTGCGCCAAGCTCACCGATCTCGGCGACCACGGCGTCTGCCTGCTCCCTGCCATTACGGTAGGTGATGATACTGTCCACACCTTTACGTGCGAGATGCAACGCCATGTTGCGTCCCAGCCCTCGGCTACCGCCGGTGATCATTGCAATCTTGCTCATTACATTGTCTCCTTCATGAATGATGTGGACATAGTCTATTGCGACAACAAATCGTGATAAATACCCACAAAATGATTACACTGTTCACTTTAAATGAACAAAATAGGCACTCCTCTTGGACAAGCTGCATGCCATGACGGTATTTACCCGCGTTGCTGAGCTTTCGAGCTTTACTCAGGCAGCCACCAGCCTGGGATTGCCCAAGGGCAGCATTTCCATGGCAGTGCAGAAGCTGGAGGCGCATCTTGGCACCAGGTTGTTGCAGCGCACCACGCGCAAAGTCGTGCTCACGCATGACGGAGAATTGTTCTATCAGCGCTGCAAGGATTTGCTGACCGATATGGACGAGCTCGAATCCATGTTCCTGCTCGACGAAACAGGCATTCAGGGACGCATACGTGTGGATGTGCCGCTTGCCGTCGCACGCGAAGTGCTGATGCCGCACCTGCCTGCATTCCTACGGCAGCATCCCGGCATCAGAATCGAGCTCAGCAGCACTGACCGCAAAGTGGACCTGGTAGCGGAAGGCTTCGACTGCGTGATACGCGTCGGCAGCCTGGGTGACTCGGGACTGGTCGCACGCCAGGTCGGCCTCCACCCCATCGTCAATTGCGCAAGCCCGGCATACCTGCAACAGCACGGCACGCCGCAAACGCTGGACGAGCTGACGCGACATTTCGTAGTGCATTACACGCAAGTGCTGGGCTCTGAGGAAGCCTACTGGGAGTACGTCCAGGGAAGCGACATCATCCGCATGAAAATGCAGTCCATCATCACGGTCAACAACAGCGACGCCTATACCCAGGCATGCCTGGCAGGCCTGGGTATCATCCAGGTACCACAGGCCGCAGCCCGGCCCTATATCATGCAAGATAGGCTGGTCGAATTGCTGCCGGAATACCGCGCAGCACCGATGCCAGTCTCCATGCTGTACCCGAACCGGCGTCACCAACCTCGCCGGGTCCGTGTCTTCATGGACTGGCTGGTTGACCGCTTACAGGACTACCTGGCCTGACT from Methylobacillus flagellatus KT harbors:
- a CDS encoding chemotaxis protein CheB, with the translated sequence MQKAFCHLLQQRMIRAVVIGASAGGVNAMLKLFHRLPARYPMPIVALLHMQHMRDSRLPELFQHHLRMPVKEAEDKEEIAPGTLYFAPPGYHLAIEHNLQFSLSCEAPLHFSRPAIDILMESAADAYADTLLGILLTGANPDGAAGLRAVKQAGGLSVVQDPDEAEIDYMPRAAISLQQPDLVLRLADIEQLLISLGETYVH
- a CDS encoding hybrid sensor histidine kinase/response regulator, which codes for MSTDTELLPSKLLIVDDLAENLQALSAIIRGEDRVIYEARSGEEALALMLEHDFALAILDVQMPGMDGFELANFMRGTAKTRDIPIVFVTAAATESNFDFRGYATGAVDFLHKPLDIGAVKSKVNVFVALHQQRMEIQRQVAALEASRKKQESLLAELRHTQAELEKSITIRDNFISMVAHELRTPLNTLFLDVQVRTLQLERGNLAAFSQQELQKMTERDRRQIKNMIRLIDDMLDLTRISSGKLSVRPVSTNLTELLQRLVHDLTPQAQALGYTLELAAEEQIHGEWDAFRLEQIIANLLTNAMRYGREKPIRISLKRQDGHALIAVKDHGVGISPEDQARIFLAFERCQGNQVSSGLGLGLYIAQHLAEAHHGRITVQSTLGEGSTFTLQLPLHVQPQALRA
- a CDS encoding SDR family NAD(P)-dependent oxidoreductase, with product MSKIAMITGGSRGLGRNMALHLARKGVDSIITYRNGREQADAVVAEIGELGAKAAALQLDVGDSSSFAAFAAEVRPVLQQWGRQDFDFLVNNAGMGIHSPIAETTEAQFDALANVHLKGVFFLTQALLPLLRDGGHILNISTGLTRFSLPGYAAYAAMKGGVEVLTRYLAKELGPRGIRVNVVAPGAIATDFGGGAVRDNADLNRFVAEQTALGRVGLPDDIGGLVAVLLSEESGWVNGQRIEASGGMFL
- a CDS encoding LysR family transcriptional regulator, with amino-acid sequence MDKLHAMTVFTRVAELSSFTQAATSLGLPKGSISMAVQKLEAHLGTRLLQRTTRKVVLTHDGELFYQRCKDLLTDMDELESMFLLDETGIQGRIRVDVPLAVAREVLMPHLPAFLRQHPGIRIELSSTDRKVDLVAEGFDCVIRVGSLGDSGLVARQVGLHPIVNCASPAYLQQHGTPQTLDELTRHFVVHYTQVLGSEEAYWEYVQGSDIIRMKMQSIITVNNSDAYTQACLAGLGIIQVPQAAARPYIMQDRLVELLPEYRAAPMPVSMLYPNRRHQPRRVRVFMDWLVDRLQDYLA